In one Myotis daubentonii chromosome 1, mMyoDau2.1, whole genome shotgun sequence genomic region, the following are encoded:
- the LRFN5 gene encoding leucine-rich repeat and fibronectin type-III domain-containing protein 5 isoform X1, translating into MEKFLFYLFFIGIAVRAQICPKRCVCQILSPNLATLCAKKGLLFVPPNIDRRTVELRLADNFVTNIKRKDFANMTSLVDLTLSRNTISFITPHAFADLRNLRALHLNSNRLTKITNDMFSGLSNLHHLILNNNQLTLISSTAFDDVFALEELDLSYNNLETIPWDAVEKMVSLHTLSLDHNMIDNIPKGTFSHLHKMTRLDVTSNKLQKLPPDPLFQRAQVLVTSGIINPSTFALSFGGNPLHCNCELLWLRRLSREDDLETCASPALLTGRYFWSVPEEEFLCEPPLITRHTHEMRVLEGQRATLRCKARGDPEPAIHWISPEGKLISNATRSLVYDNGTLDIMITTVKDTGAFTCIASNPAGEATQTVDLHIIKLPHLLNSTNHIHEPDPGSSDISTSTKSGSNASTSNGDTKMSQDKIVVAEATSSTALLKFNFQRNIPGIRMFQIQYNGTYDDTLVYRMIPPTSKTFLVNNLAAGTMYDLCVLAIYDDGITSLTATRVVGCIQFTTEQDYVRCHFMQSQFLGGTMIIIIGGIIVASVLVFIIILMIRYKVCNNNGQHKVTKVSNVYSQTNGAQMQGCSVTLPQSMSKQAVGHEENAPCCKVASDSVIQSSEVCSSQDSSTTTSALPPTWTSSTSVSQKQKRKTGTKPGTEPQNEAVTNVESQNTNRNNSTALQLARRPPDSVTEGPTSKRAHSKPSKFLTLPAERSRARHRDSLNGELKEYYCINSPNACELFSKRSMSMNVMLIQPNISDGCSGRTTLSNPECVLESTV; encoded by the exons ATGGAAAAATtccttttttatctgtttttcatTGGCATAGCAGTGAGAGCTCAGATCTGTCCAAAGCGTTGTGTCTGTCAGATTTTGTCTCCTAATCTTGCAACCCTTTGTGCCAAGAAAGGGCTTTTATTTGTTCCACCAAACATTGACAGAAGAACTGTGGAACTGCGCTTGGCAGACAATTTTGTTACAAACATTAAGAGGAAAGATTTTGCCAATATGACCAGCTTGGTGGACCTGACTCTATCCAGGAATACAATAAGTTTTATTACACCGCATGCTTTTGCTGACTTACGAAATCTGAGGGCATTGCATTTGAATAGCAACAGATTGACTAAAATTACAAATGATATGTTCAGTGGGCTTTCCAATCTCCACCATTTGATACTGAACAACAATCAGCTGACTTTAATTTCATCTACAGCATTTGATGATGTCTTTGCCCTTGAGGAGCTGGATCTGTCCTATAATAATTTAGAAACAATTCCTTGGGATGCTGTTGAGAAGATGGTTAGCTTGCACACCCTTAGTTTGGATCACAATATGATTGATAACATTCCTAAGGGGACTTTCTCCCACTTGCACAAGATGACTCGGCTAGACGTAACGTCAAATAAATTGCAGAAGCTACCGCCTGACCCTCTCTTTCAGCGAGCTCAGGTACTCGTGACCTCAGGAATCATAAACCCGTCTACTTTTGCATTAAGCTTTGGTGGAAACCCTTTGCATTGCAATTGTGAATTGTTGTGGTTGAGGCGTCTGTCCAGAGAAGACGACCTAGAGACCTGCGCTTCTCCAGCACTTTTAACTGGTCGCTATTTTTGGTCAGTTCCCGAGGAAGAGTTTTTGTGTGAGCCTCCTCTCATTACTCGCCATACACATGAGATGAGAGTCCTGGAGGGTCAAAGGGCAACCCTGAGGTGCAAAGCCAGGGGAGACCCCGAACCTGCAATTCACTGGATTTCTCCTGAAGGGAAGCTGATTTCAAATGCAACAAGATCTCTGGTGTATGATAATGGAACACTTGACATCATGATAACAACTGTAAAGGACACAGGTGCTTTTACCTGCATTGCTTCCAATCCTGCAGGGGAAGCCACACAAACAGTGGATCTTCACATAATTAAGCTCCCTCACTTACTGAACAGTACAAACCACATCCACGAGCCTGACCCTGGTTCTTCAGATATTTCAACTTCTACTAAGTCAGGCTCTAATGCAAGCACTAGCAATGGTGATACCAAGATGAGTCAAGATAAAATTGTGGTGGCAGAAGCAACATCATCTACGGCATtacttaaatttaattttcaaagaaatattccTGGAATACGTATGTTTCAAATCCAGTACAATGGTACTTACGATGACACCCTCGTTTACAG AATGATACCTCCTACGAGCAAAACTTTTCTTGTCAATAACCTGGCTGCTGGAACTATGTATGACCTGTGTGTCTTGGCAATATATGACGACGGCATCACTTCCCTCACTGCCACAAGAGTCGTGGGTTGCATCCAGTTTACTACGGAACAGGATTACGTGCGGTGCCACTTCATGCAGTCCCAATTTCTGGGAGGCACcatgattattattattggtgGCATAATTGTAGCATCCGTGCTGGTTTTCATCATCATTCTAATGATCCGGTATAAGGTTTGTAACAACAATGGCCAACACAAGGTCACCAAGGTCAGCAATGTCTACTCGCAAACGAATGGGGCTCAAATGCAAGGCTGCAGTGTAACGCTGCCCCAGTCCATGTCCAAGCAAGCTGTGGGGCATGAAGAGAATGCTCCATGTTGTAAAGTTGCCAGTGACAGTGTGATACAATCTTCAGAAGTTTGTTCAAGTCAGGACTCCTCTACCACTACCTCTGCTTTGCCTCCTACCTGGACTTCAAGCACTTCTGTGTCccaaaagcagaaaagaaagacAGGCACAAAGCCAGGTACCGAACCACAGAATGAAGCTGTCACAAATGTTGAGTCCCAAAACACTAACAGGAACAACTCAACTGCATTGCAGTTAGCTCGTCGACCTCCTGATTCTGTCACAGAGGGGCCCACATCTAAAAGAGCACATTCAAAGCCAAGTAAGTTTCTCACTTTGCCCGCTGAGAGGTCCAGAGCAAGGCACAGGGACTCCCTGAATGGAGAATTAAAGGAATACTATTGTATTAATTCCCCGAACGCATGTGAACTATTCTCTAAAAGAAGCATGTCTATGAATGTGATGTTAATTCAGCCCAACATTTCTGATGGGTGTAGTGGAAGAACAACTCTTTCAAATCCTGAGTGTGTATTGGAAAGCACTGTGtag
- the LRFN5 gene encoding leucine-rich repeat and fibronectin type-III domain-containing protein 5 isoform X2 has product MEKFLFYLFFIGIAVRAQICPKRCVCQILSPNLATLCAKKGLLFVPPNIDRRTVELRLADNFVTNIKRKDFANMTSLVDLTLSRNTISFITPHAFADLRNLRALHLNSNRLTKITNDMFSGLSNLHHLILNNNQLTLISSTAFDDVFALEELDLSYNNLETIPWDAVEKMVSLHTLSLDHNMIDNIPKGTFSHLHKMTRLDVTSNKLQKLPPDPLFQRAQVLVTSGIINPSTFALSFGGNPLHCNCELLWLRRLSREDDLETCASPALLTGRYFWSVPEEEFLCEPPLITRHTHEMRVLEGQRATLRCKARGDPEPAIHWISPEGKLISNATRSLVYDNGTLDIMITTVKDTGAFTCIASNPAGEATQTVDLHIIKLPHLLNSTNHIHEPDPGSSDISTSTKSGSNASTSNGDTKMSQDKIVVAEATSSTALLKFNFQRNIPGIRMFQIQYNGTYDDTLVYRMIPPTSKTFLVNNLAAGTMYDLCVLAIYDDGITSLTATRVVGCIQFTTEQDYVRCHFMQSQFLGGTMIIIIGGIIVASVLVFIIILMIRYKVCNNNGQHKVTKVSNVYSQTNGAQMQGCSVTLPQSMSKQAVGHEENAPCCKVASDSVIQSSEVCSSQDSSTTTSALPPTWTSSTSVSQKQKRKTGTKPGTEPQNEAVTNVESQNTNRNNSTALQLARRPPDSVTEGPTSKRAHSKPNALLSNVDQIVQETQRLELI; this is encoded by the exons ATGGAAAAATtccttttttatctgtttttcatTGGCATAGCAGTGAGAGCTCAGATCTGTCCAAAGCGTTGTGTCTGTCAGATTTTGTCTCCTAATCTTGCAACCCTTTGTGCCAAGAAAGGGCTTTTATTTGTTCCACCAAACATTGACAGAAGAACTGTGGAACTGCGCTTGGCAGACAATTTTGTTACAAACATTAAGAGGAAAGATTTTGCCAATATGACCAGCTTGGTGGACCTGACTCTATCCAGGAATACAATAAGTTTTATTACACCGCATGCTTTTGCTGACTTACGAAATCTGAGGGCATTGCATTTGAATAGCAACAGATTGACTAAAATTACAAATGATATGTTCAGTGGGCTTTCCAATCTCCACCATTTGATACTGAACAACAATCAGCTGACTTTAATTTCATCTACAGCATTTGATGATGTCTTTGCCCTTGAGGAGCTGGATCTGTCCTATAATAATTTAGAAACAATTCCTTGGGATGCTGTTGAGAAGATGGTTAGCTTGCACACCCTTAGTTTGGATCACAATATGATTGATAACATTCCTAAGGGGACTTTCTCCCACTTGCACAAGATGACTCGGCTAGACGTAACGTCAAATAAATTGCAGAAGCTACCGCCTGACCCTCTCTTTCAGCGAGCTCAGGTACTCGTGACCTCAGGAATCATAAACCCGTCTACTTTTGCATTAAGCTTTGGTGGAAACCCTTTGCATTGCAATTGTGAATTGTTGTGGTTGAGGCGTCTGTCCAGAGAAGACGACCTAGAGACCTGCGCTTCTCCAGCACTTTTAACTGGTCGCTATTTTTGGTCAGTTCCCGAGGAAGAGTTTTTGTGTGAGCCTCCTCTCATTACTCGCCATACACATGAGATGAGAGTCCTGGAGGGTCAAAGGGCAACCCTGAGGTGCAAAGCCAGGGGAGACCCCGAACCTGCAATTCACTGGATTTCTCCTGAAGGGAAGCTGATTTCAAATGCAACAAGATCTCTGGTGTATGATAATGGAACACTTGACATCATGATAACAACTGTAAAGGACACAGGTGCTTTTACCTGCATTGCTTCCAATCCTGCAGGGGAAGCCACACAAACAGTGGATCTTCACATAATTAAGCTCCCTCACTTACTGAACAGTACAAACCACATCCACGAGCCTGACCCTGGTTCTTCAGATATTTCAACTTCTACTAAGTCAGGCTCTAATGCAAGCACTAGCAATGGTGATACCAAGATGAGTCAAGATAAAATTGTGGTGGCAGAAGCAACATCATCTACGGCATtacttaaatttaattttcaaagaaatattccTGGAATACGTATGTTTCAAATCCAGTACAATGGTACTTACGATGACACCCTCGTTTACAG AATGATACCTCCTACGAGCAAAACTTTTCTTGTCAATAACCTGGCTGCTGGAACTATGTATGACCTGTGTGTCTTGGCAATATATGACGACGGCATCACTTCCCTCACTGCCACAAGAGTCGTGGGTTGCATCCAGTTTACTACGGAACAGGATTACGTGCGGTGCCACTTCATGCAGTCCCAATTTCTGGGAGGCACcatgattattattattggtgGCATAATTGTAGCATCCGTGCTGGTTTTCATCATCATTCTAATGATCCGGTATAAGGTTTGTAACAACAATGGCCAACACAAGGTCACCAAGGTCAGCAATGTCTACTCGCAAACGAATGGGGCTCAAATGCAAGGCTGCAGTGTAACGCTGCCCCAGTCCATGTCCAAGCAAGCTGTGGGGCATGAAGAGAATGCTCCATGTTGTAAAGTTGCCAGTGACAGTGTGATACAATCTTCAGAAGTTTGTTCAAGTCAGGACTCCTCTACCACTACCTCTGCTTTGCCTCCTACCTGGACTTCAAGCACTTCTGTGTCccaaaagcagaaaagaaagacAGGCACAAAGCCAGGTACCGAACCACAGAATGAAGCTGTCACAAATGTTGAGTCCCAAAACACTAACAGGAACAACTCAACTGCATTGCAGTTAGCTCGTCGACCTCCTGATTCTGTCACAGAGGGGCCCACATCTAAAAGAGCACATTCAAAGCCAA